A genomic segment from Ramlibacter agri encodes:
- a CDS encoding FAD-dependent oxidoreductase encodes MSQIGDWLREDVRDVRVVAKSDVVVVGGGPAGLSAAIGAARNGARVTLLERYNHLGGLAAGGMVLVLDDMWDSHLREISVRGNCLEMIERMASLGLAQFPREDEWGSDPASQRRWGRWGTFDFHSHEKPHPICFAAAFDPDAWKRVSLDLVQQHGIDLRLHSWFSRTLVEDGKVKGVICDTKAGRQAILGDVVIDATGDLDVAASASAPHVGGSYIMTTVFRLGGVDAEEAERFEREEPEAFDAMDREVKRVLGGSWAKWWLRTPLPGVVWCNAPHIAGLDGTRVEDLTKVEIEGRKAIHRTVDFLRTRLPGFESCFVVDVAPQTGVRQTRLLEGEYVMSKDDVVNRVRFADSVARGRDYYYPYRSLLPRGIDNLIVAGRHYSATSAAQKMSREIPPCMAMGEAAGVAAALAVDAGVSVRNVDVQKVQRTLRAQGADPGDREGCNPDVPAIARAARQRVEALA; translated from the coding sequence ATGAGCCAGATCGGTGATTGGCTGCGGGAAGACGTGCGCGACGTGCGCGTCGTCGCGAAGTCGGACGTGGTGGTGGTCGGCGGCGGACCCGCCGGCCTGAGCGCGGCGATCGGCGCGGCGCGCAACGGCGCCCGCGTGACGCTGCTGGAGCGCTACAACCACCTGGGCGGCCTGGCCGCCGGCGGCATGGTGCTGGTGCTGGACGACATGTGGGACAGCCACCTGCGCGAGATCTCGGTGCGCGGCAACTGCCTGGAGATGATCGAGCGCATGGCCTCGCTGGGCCTGGCGCAGTTCCCGCGCGAGGACGAGTGGGGCAGCGACCCGGCCAGCCAGCGCCGCTGGGGCCGCTGGGGCACCTTCGACTTCCACAGCCACGAGAAGCCGCATCCCATCTGCTTCGCCGCGGCCTTCGACCCCGACGCCTGGAAGCGCGTTTCGCTGGACCTGGTGCAGCAGCACGGCATCGACCTGCGCCTGCACTCCTGGTTCTCGCGCACGCTGGTCGAAGACGGCAAGGTCAAAGGCGTAATCTGCGACACCAAGGCCGGTCGCCAGGCCATCCTGGGCGACGTGGTGATCGACGCTACCGGCGACCTCGACGTCGCCGCCTCGGCCAGCGCGCCGCACGTGGGCGGCAGCTACATCATGACCACCGTGTTCCGCCTCGGCGGCGTGGACGCGGAGGAGGCGGAGCGCTTCGAGCGCGAGGAGCCCGAAGCCTTCGACGCGATGGACCGGGAGGTCAAGCGGGTGCTGGGCGGCAGCTGGGCCAAGTGGTGGCTGCGCACCCCGCTGCCGGGCGTGGTGTGGTGCAACGCCCCGCACATCGCGGGCCTGGACGGCACGCGCGTGGAAGACCTGACCAAGGTGGAGATCGAAGGCCGCAAGGCCATCCACCGCACGGTGGACTTCCTGCGCACGCGGCTGCCCGGTTTCGAGAGCTGCTTCGTGGTCGACGTCGCGCCGCAGACCGGCGTGCGCCAGACCCGTTTGCTGGAAGGCGAATACGTGATGAGCAAGGACGACGTGGTGAACCGCGTGCGGTTCGCCGACAGCGTGGCGCGCGGCCGCGACTACTACTACCCCTACCGCTCGCTGCTGCCGCGCGGCATCGACAACCTGATCGTGGCGGGCCGCCACTACTCCGCCACCTCGGCGGCGCAGAAGATGTCGCGCGAGATCCCGCCCTGCATGGCCATGGGCGAAGCGGCCGGCGTGGCCGCGGCGCTGGCGGTGGATGCCGGCGTGAGCGTGCGCAACGTCGACGTGCAGAAGGTGCAGCGCACCCTGCGCGCGCAGGGCGCCGACCCCGGCGACCGCGAAGGCTGCAACCCGGACGTGCCGGCGATCGCCCGCGCCGCCCGCCAACGCGTGGAGGCCCTGGCATGA
- a CDS encoding GlsB/YeaQ/YmgE family stress response membrane protein, with product MTIIGTIVVGFIVGLLARALKPGNDRMGIILTTLLGIAGALIAQYVGEAMGWYAPGQPAGWIASIIGAIVLLVIVGLFRGRQHRVL from the coding sequence ATGACCATCATCGGCACCATCGTCGTCGGCTTCATCGTCGGCCTGCTCGCGCGGGCCTTGAAGCCGGGCAATGACCGCATGGGCATCATCCTGACCACGCTGCTCGGGATCGCCGGCGCGCTGATCGCCCAGTACGTCGGCGAGGCCATGGGCTGGTACGCGCCGGGCCAGCCGGCCGGCTGGATCGCCTCCATCATCGGCGCCATCGTCCTGCTCGTCATCGTCGGCCTGTTCCGCGGCCGGCAGCACCGCGTGCTCTGA
- a CDS encoding DMT family transporter, translating into MQALSRQQLVILAFITLAWGINWPVMKLGVTVYPPLTFRTLSMWLGLPVLALGLVLLKVPFRIPRASWRELLWLSATNMFVWHVAILFAVRTLSSGRSAILGYTMPIFSAVLGALVYQTPLPRRAWGGVGAAALGVLLLLWHELTGFAGRPWGVLLALVAAATWALGTQELRRTRIAQPALTIAFWMTVLTTLLMTVLATVFESSQWRMPDATAGAAILYNAVLIFGFAQAAWIYLARNLPPVASTLSVMLIPVLGVFSGAVWLHEALHWQDWAAVGLMVLAIATVLWPGRRPS; encoded by the coding sequence ATGCAAGCCCTCAGCCGCCAGCAGCTGGTCATCCTCGCTTTCATCACCCTCGCCTGGGGCATCAACTGGCCCGTGATGAAGCTGGGGGTGACCGTCTACCCGCCGCTGACCTTCCGCACCCTGTCGATGTGGTTGGGGCTGCCGGTGCTGGCGCTGGGGCTGGTGCTGCTGAAGGTGCCGTTCCGGATCCCGCGCGCCAGCTGGCGCGAGCTGCTGTGGCTGAGCGCCACCAACATGTTCGTCTGGCACGTGGCCATCCTGTTCGCGGTGCGCACCTTGTCCAGCGGGCGCTCGGCCATCCTCGGCTACACCATGCCGATCTTTTCCGCGGTGCTGGGCGCCCTGGTCTACCAGACGCCGCTGCCGCGCCGGGCCTGGGGCGGCGTGGGCGCCGCGGCGCTGGGCGTGCTGCTGCTCCTGTGGCACGAGCTGACCGGCTTCGCCGGCCGGCCCTGGGGCGTGCTGCTCGCGCTGGTGGCCGCGGCCACCTGGGCGCTGGGCACCCAGGAGCTGCGCCGCACGCGCATCGCGCAGCCGGCGCTCACTATCGCGTTCTGGATGACGGTGCTCACCACGCTGTTGATGACGGTGCTGGCGACCGTGTTCGAGTCCTCGCAATGGCGCATGCCCGACGCCACGGCCGGCGCCGCCATCCTGTACAACGCCGTGCTGATCTTCGGCTTCGCCCAGGCGGCCTGGATCTACCTCGCGCGCAACCTGCCGCCGGTCGCCTCGACGCTCAGCGTCATGCTGATCCCGGTGCTGGGCGTCTTCAGCGGCGCCGTGTGGCTGCACGAGGCGCTGCACTGGCAGGACTGGGCCGCGGTCGGGCTGATGGTGCTGGCCATCGCAACCGTGCTCTGGCCCGGCCGGCGGCCATCCTGA
- the pyrF gene encoding orotidine-5'-phosphate decarboxylase encodes MTFLERLQAAQRQNGSMLCVGLDPEPTRFPQGMKDNAARIYDFCARIVDATGDLVIAFKPQIAYFAAHRAEEQLEQLMRHLRANWPHVPVILDAKRGDIGSTAEQYAREAFERYGADAVTLSPFMGFDSVQPYLKYPDKGAFLLCRTSNPGGDDLQNQRLASVDGQPLLYEHVARLAQGPWNLNGQLGLVVGATYPAEIERVREIAPTLPLLIPGVGAQGGDAVATVRAGWRENGAIVVNSSRAILYASSGMDFADAARAEALRTREVLQAARPTAGKP; translated from the coding sequence ATGACATTCCTCGAACGGCTGCAGGCGGCGCAACGGCAGAACGGCTCCATGCTGTGCGTGGGCCTGGACCCGGAGCCGACGCGCTTCCCCCAGGGCATGAAGGACAACGCGGCGCGCATCTACGACTTCTGCGCCCGCATCGTCGACGCCACCGGCGACCTGGTGATCGCCTTCAAGCCGCAGATCGCCTACTTCGCGGCGCACCGCGCCGAGGAGCAGCTGGAACAGCTGATGCGGCACCTGCGCGCCAACTGGCCGCACGTGCCGGTGATCCTGGACGCCAAGCGCGGCGACATCGGCTCCACCGCGGAGCAATACGCCCGCGAAGCCTTCGAGCGCTACGGCGCCGACGCGGTGACCCTGTCGCCCTTCATGGGCTTCGACTCGGTGCAGCCCTACCTGAAGTACCCGGACAAGGGCGCCTTCCTGCTTTGCCGCACCTCCAACCCGGGCGGCGACGACCTGCAGAACCAGCGCCTCGCTTCGGTGGACGGGCAGCCGCTGCTGTACGAGCACGTCGCGCGGCTGGCGCAGGGGCCGTGGAACCTCAATGGGCAGCTCGGTCTGGTGGTGGGCGCCACCTATCCGGCGGAGATCGAGCGGGTGCGCGAGATCGCGCCGACCTTGCCGCTGCTGATTCCCGGTGTCGGGGCGCAAGGCGGCGACGCGGTGGCGACGGTGCGGGCCGGCTGGCGCGAGAACGGGGCGATCGTCGTGAATTCCTCGCGGGCGATCCTCTACGCGTCGAGCGGAATGGATTTCGCGGACGCCGCGCGGGCGGAAGCCTTGCGCACGCGCGAGGTGTTGCAGGCGGCGCGGCCTACTGCGGGTAAACCGTAG
- a CDS encoding MFS transporter: protein MTPLERRASGSLALIFAARMLGLFLVLPVFALEAARLPGGDDPALVGLAMGIYGLTQGVLQIPFGLASDRFGRKKVIVIGLLVFAAGSFLNASATTLHMLVIGRALQGAGAVSAAVTALLADLTRDTVRTKAMALVGASIGLMFALSLVGSPILAARIGLHGLFTITGLLALACIAVVLWWTPPEPKVHANVPRGRLADVLKHAPLLRLDVGVLVLHAVQIAMWVVLPSLLVQSGLAKEQQWQVYLPAVLASFVVMGGLLFPLERRGYLRAVFLASIGLVLLVQLGLLLVAPHPSVPALAVLLFLFFCGFNVLEATQPSLASRVAPSQARGAALGVYNTLQSIGFFLGGALGGWLAKHAGFSGLFIACAVLMLVWLVVAWPMKAPTSRPTPEEVLADEAEAT from the coding sequence ATGACGCCGCTGGAGCGGCGCGCCAGCGGCTCACTGGCCCTCATCTTCGCCGCCCGCATGCTGGGCCTGTTCCTGGTGCTGCCCGTGTTCGCGCTGGAGGCGGCCCGCCTGCCCGGCGGCGACGACCCTGCGCTGGTCGGCCTGGCCATGGGCATCTATGGCCTGACGCAGGGCGTGCTGCAGATTCCCTTCGGGCTGGCCAGCGACCGCTTCGGCCGCAAGAAGGTCATCGTCATCGGCCTGCTGGTGTTCGCGGCGGGCAGCTTCCTCAATGCCTCGGCGACCACGCTGCACATGCTGGTGATCGGCCGCGCGCTGCAAGGCGCCGGCGCGGTGTCGGCTGCCGTCACCGCGCTGCTGGCGGACCTGACGCGCGACACCGTGCGGACCAAGGCGATGGCACTGGTCGGCGCCAGCATCGGGCTGATGTTCGCGCTGTCGCTGGTGGGCTCGCCGATCCTCGCTGCGCGCATCGGCCTGCATGGACTGTTCACCATCACCGGCCTGCTGGCGCTGGCCTGCATCGCCGTGGTGCTGTGGTGGACGCCGCCGGAGCCGAAGGTCCACGCGAACGTGCCGCGCGGCCGCCTGGCCGACGTGCTGAAGCACGCGCCGCTGCTGCGGCTGGACGTGGGCGTGCTGGTGCTGCACGCGGTGCAGATCGCGATGTGGGTCGTGCTGCCGTCCTTGCTGGTGCAGTCCGGCCTGGCCAAGGAGCAGCAGTGGCAGGTCTACCTGCCCGCCGTGCTCGCTTCGTTCGTCGTGATGGGCGGCTTGCTGTTCCCGCTGGAGCGCCGCGGCTACCTGCGCGCCGTGTTCCTCGCTTCCATCGGCTTGGTGCTGCTGGTGCAGCTGGGTCTGTTGCTGGTGGCGCCGCATCCCAGCGTGCCCGCGCTGGCCGTGCTGCTGTTCCTGTTCTTCTGCGGCTTCAACGTGCTGGAGGCGACGCAGCCCAGCCTGGCCTCGCGCGTGGCGCCATCGCAGGCGCGCGGCGCCGCGCTGGGCGTCTACAACACGCTGCAGTCGATCGGCTTCTTCCTGGGCGGCGCGCTCGGGGGCTGGCTGGCCAAGCATGCGGGCTTCTCGGGCCTGTTCATCGCCTGCGCGGTGCTGATGCTGGTGTGGCTGGTGGTCGCCTGGCCGATGAAGGCCCCGACCTCCCGCCCGACGCCCGAGGAAGTGCTGGCCGACGAGGCTGAGGCCACCTGA
- a CDS encoding ABC transporter permease, with protein sequence MNMRTLDPALAGALAAAPAGEDAEMVQWLAERRRKVWRRRLLPTLGIVGLLVAWWAIVAGFGVKPFIAPSPLLVLQTLWDKHDVLLQNLWPTAVEAAGGFLLGGLAAVLVATVFIHNKTLQDIFFPVVVMFNAIPVVAKAPILVLILGNGMSPKITIAALVCFFPTLVNMVRGLESVNPQAMELMRVLNASKAEVFLRLRMFNALPYLFSALRIAASLSVIGAVVGEWIGANTGIGALIIQATFNFDSALLYAAIVMSASLSAAFFLAVTLAERWVIRWQPDIGQH encoded by the coding sequence ATGAACATGCGAACCCTGGATCCGGCCCTGGCCGGAGCGCTGGCCGCCGCGCCCGCGGGCGAGGATGCCGAGATGGTGCAGTGGCTGGCCGAGCGCAGGCGCAAGGTCTGGCGCCGCCGCCTGCTGCCCACGCTGGGCATCGTCGGCCTGCTGGTCGCCTGGTGGGCCATCGTCGCCGGCTTCGGCGTCAAGCCCTTCATCGCGCCGTCGCCGCTGCTGGTCCTGCAGACGCTGTGGGACAAGCACGACGTGCTGCTGCAGAACCTGTGGCCCACGGCCGTGGAGGCGGCCGGCGGCTTCCTGCTGGGTGGCCTGGCCGCCGTGCTGGTGGCCACGGTGTTCATCCACAACAAGACGCTGCAGGACATCTTCTTCCCGGTGGTGGTGATGTTCAACGCGATCCCCGTGGTCGCCAAGGCGCCGATCCTGGTGCTGATCCTGGGCAACGGCATGTCGCCCAAGATCACCATCGCGGCGCTGGTGTGCTTCTTCCCGACGCTGGTGAACATGGTGCGCGGGCTGGAGTCGGTGAACCCGCAGGCGATGGAACTGATGCGGGTGCTGAACGCCAGCAAGGCGGAGGTCTTTCTCCGCCTGCGCATGTTCAACGCGTTGCCCTACCTGTTTTCGGCGCTGCGCATCGCGGCTTCGCTGAGCGTGATCGGCGCGGTGGTGGGCGAGTGGATCGGCGCGAACACCGGCATCGGCGCGCTGATCATCCAGGCCACCTTCAACTTCGACTCCGCGCTGCTGTACGCCGCCATCGTCATGAGCGCGTCGCTCTCCGCGGCCTTCTTCCTGGCGGTGACCCTGGCCGAACGCTGGGTCATCCGCTGGCAGCCGGACATCGGCCAACACTGA
- a CDS encoding ABC transporter substrate-binding protein, producing the protein MTHFVDMHRRRFLGSTLVAGGLAAAGPMLSVQAFAGDKAKLSMQLGWIASGNQVGEVVAKRLGYFDQEGIAFSIAAGGPNVDGVAVVASGRSEVGQVSSSPSVMLAVSQGLPIKAFAVGAQRHPFCFFSLAKNPVRKPADLVGKKVGLPATAHILIRALLAQNKVAEKDVTIVPTGTDMTPLLTGQVDVVTGWLTSTTALKVLGKDRVDMALWDGGVKLYALPYYATNETIQQHPQVLAGFLRATARGWSYAEANREKAVDLLVAEYPNLNKQDELAGLDAMLRYSFGELTKTRGWGAMDPAIWKDQIDLYARLGQFTARTPKVEDVMTLDILKATEAARLKG; encoded by the coding sequence ATGACCCATTTCGTGGACATGCACCGCCGCCGCTTCCTCGGTTCGACGCTTGTGGCCGGCGGGCTGGCCGCCGCCGGCCCGATGCTGTCGGTGCAGGCATTCGCCGGTGACAAGGCCAAGCTCAGCATGCAGCTGGGCTGGATCGCCAGCGGCAACCAGGTGGGCGAGGTCGTCGCCAAGCGGCTCGGCTACTTCGACCAGGAAGGCATCGCCTTCAGCATCGCCGCCGGCGGCCCCAACGTGGACGGCGTGGCGGTGGTGGCTTCGGGCCGCTCCGAAGTCGGCCAGGTCTCGTCCAGCCCCTCGGTCATGCTGGCCGTGTCCCAGGGCCTGCCGATCAAGGCCTTCGCGGTGGGCGCGCAGCGCCACCCCTTCTGTTTCTTCTCGCTGGCGAAGAACCCGGTGCGCAAGCCGGCCGACCTGGTCGGCAAGAAGGTGGGCCTGCCCGCAACCGCGCACATCCTGATCCGCGCGCTGCTGGCGCAGAACAAGGTCGCCGAGAAGGATGTGACCATCGTCCCGACCGGCACCGACATGACGCCGCTGCTCACCGGCCAGGTCGACGTGGTCACTGGCTGGCTCACCAGCACCACCGCGCTGAAGGTGCTGGGCAAGGACCGCGTCGACATGGCGCTGTGGGACGGCGGCGTGAAGCTGTACGCGCTGCCCTACTACGCGACGAACGAGACGATCCAGCAGCATCCGCAGGTGCTGGCCGGCTTCCTTCGCGCCACGGCCCGCGGCTGGTCGTACGCCGAAGCCAACCGCGAAAAGGCGGTGGACCTGCTGGTGGCCGAATACCCCAACCTGAACAAGCAGGACGAGCTGGCCGGCCTGGACGCCATGCTGCGCTACAGCTTCGGCGAGCTGACGAAGACCCGGGGCTGGGGCGCGATGGACCCTGCGATCTGGAAGGACCAGATCGACCTGTACGCGCGCCTGGGCCAGTTCACCGCACGCACGCCCAAGGTGGAGGATGTCATGACGCTGGACATCCTGAAGGCCACCGAGGCCGCGCGCCTGAAGGGCTGA
- the uvrA gene encoding excinuclease ABC subunit UvrA: MNDSTEGKYLHAALGQRISIRGARTHNLKNVDLDLPRYQLVVITGLSGSGKSSLAFDTLYAEGQRRYVESLSAYARQFLQLMDKPDVDVIEGLSPAISIEQKATSHNPRSTVGTVTEIHDYLRLLYARAGTPYCPVHEIPLQSQTVSQMVDAVLALPEDTRLMILAPVARDRKGEFTELFAEMQGQGYVRFRVAGEIYEFDNLPKLKKTEKHDIDVVIDRLKVKPDIQQRLAESFEAALRLADSRAVAMEMDSGKEHLFNAKFACPICHYSLAELEPRLFSFNSPVGACPSCDGIGTMEFFDPQRVVAFPELSLAGGAIKGWDRRNPYYFSMIESMGKHYKFDVDTAFEKLPANVRKALLQGSGEEEVKFTYALESGPSAGRKVNKKHPFEGILPNMERRYRETDSAAVREELARYRSLQPCPTCEGTRLRSEARHVRLGEGPQGRAIYEIGRMTLRDSQAWFEQLALKGAKAEIADKVVREIGARLKFLNDVGLNYLSLDRSAETLSGGEAQRIRLASQIGSGLTGVMYVLDEPSIGLHQRDNDRLIGTLQHLRDLGNSVLVVEHDEDMIRAADYVVDMGPGAGIHGGQVVAQGTPAEVLADPASLTGRYMSGALQIPVPKQRNHLGQQPDPQVIKIVGARGNNLKDVTVEVPVGLFTCVTGVSGSGKSTLVNDTLYTAVARELYRAHEEPAPHDAIEGIEHFDKVINVDQSPIGRTPRSNPATYTGLFTPIRELMAETTIAKERGYGPGRFSFNVAGGRCEACQGDGVVKVEMHFLPDVYVPCDVCRGQRYNRETLEVLWKGRNIAQILDMTVEDAYEFLKPVPSIARKLQTLTEVGLSYIKLGQAATTLSGGEAQRVKLALELSKRDTGRTLYILDEPTTGLHFADIDLLLKVLHQLRDAGNTIVVIEHNLDVIKTADWVIDMGPEGGDGGGTLVLAGTPEELAKHPGSHTGRYLQRLL; this comes from the coding sequence TTGAACGACAGCACCGAAGGCAAGTACCTGCACGCCGCCCTGGGCCAGCGGATCAGCATCCGCGGCGCCCGCACGCACAACCTGAAGAACGTCGACCTCGACCTGCCACGCTACCAGCTGGTCGTGATCACGGGCCTGTCCGGCTCGGGCAAGTCCTCGCTCGCCTTCGACACGCTGTATGCCGAAGGCCAGCGCCGCTACGTGGAAAGCCTGTCGGCCTATGCCCGCCAGTTCCTGCAGCTGATGGACAAGCCCGACGTCGACGTCATCGAAGGCCTGTCGCCGGCGATCTCCATCGAGCAGAAGGCCACCAGCCACAACCCGCGTTCCACCGTGGGCACGGTCACCGAAATCCACGACTACCTGCGCCTGCTGTACGCGCGCGCCGGCACGCCCTACTGCCCGGTGCACGAGATCCCGCTGCAGTCGCAGACCGTGTCGCAGATGGTCGACGCGGTGCTGGCGCTGCCCGAGGACACGCGGCTGATGATCCTGGCGCCGGTGGCGCGCGACCGCAAGGGCGAGTTCACCGAGCTGTTCGCCGAGATGCAGGGCCAGGGTTACGTGCGTTTCCGCGTGGCCGGCGAGATCTACGAATTCGACAACCTGCCGAAGCTGAAGAAGACGGAGAAGCACGACATCGACGTCGTGATCGACCGGTTGAAGGTGAAGCCGGACATCCAGCAGCGCCTGGCCGAAAGCTTCGAAGCCGCGCTGCGCCTGGCCGACTCGCGCGCCGTGGCGATGGAAATGGACAGCGGCAAGGAGCACCTGTTCAACGCGAAGTTCGCCTGCCCGATCTGCCACTACTCGCTGGCCGAACTCGAGCCGCGCCTGTTTTCGTTCAACTCGCCGGTGGGCGCCTGCCCCAGCTGCGACGGCATCGGCACCATGGAGTTCTTCGACCCGCAGCGGGTCGTCGCCTTCCCCGAGCTGTCGCTGGCCGGCGGCGCCATCAAGGGCTGGGACCGCCGCAACCCCTATTACTTCTCGATGATCGAGAGCATGGGGAAGCACTACAAGTTCGACGTCGACACGGCCTTCGAGAAGCTGCCCGCCAACGTGCGCAAGGCGCTGCTGCAAGGCTCCGGCGAAGAGGAGGTCAAGTTCACCTATGCGCTGGAAAGCGGCCCGTCCGCCGGCCGCAAGGTGAACAAGAAGCATCCCTTCGAGGGCATCCTTCCCAACATGGAGCGGCGCTACCGCGAAACCGATTCGGCCGCGGTGCGCGAGGAACTGGCGCGCTACCGCAGCCTGCAGCCCTGCCCCACCTGCGAAGGCACGCGCCTGCGCAGCGAAGCGCGCCACGTGCGCCTGGGCGAAGGCCCGCAGGGCCGCGCGATCTACGAGATCGGCCGCATGACCCTGCGCGACAGCCAGGCCTGGTTCGAGCAGCTGGCGCTGAAGGGCGCGAAGGCGGAGATCGCCGACAAGGTGGTGCGCGAAATCGGCGCGCGCCTGAAGTTCCTCAACGACGTCGGCCTCAACTACCTCTCGCTCGATCGCAGCGCCGAGACGCTCTCCGGCGGCGAAGCGCAGCGCATCCGCCTCGCCTCGCAGATCGGCAGCGGCCTCACCGGCGTGATGTACGTGCTGGACGAGCCCTCGATCGGCCTGCACCAGCGTGACAACGACCGCCTCATCGGCACTCTGCAGCACCTGCGCGACCTCGGCAACTCCGTCCTGGTGGTGGAACACGACGAGGACATGATCCGCGCCGCCGACTACGTGGTCGACATGGGCCCGGGCGCCGGCATCCACGGCGGCCAGGTGGTGGCGCAGGGCACGCCGGCGGAAGTGCTGGCCGACCCGGCCTCGCTGACCGGCCGCTACATGTCGGGCGCGCTGCAGATCCCGGTGCCGAAGCAGCGCAACCACCTCGGCCAGCAGCCCGACCCGCAGGTGATCAAGATCGTCGGCGCGCGCGGCAACAACCTGAAGGACGTGACGGTGGAGGTGCCGGTGGGCCTCTTCACTTGCGTCACCGGCGTGTCCGGCTCGGGCAAGTCGACCCTGGTCAACGACACGCTGTACACGGCGGTCGCGCGCGAGCTGTACCGCGCCCACGAGGAGCCGGCGCCGCACGACGCCATCGAAGGCATCGAGCACTTCGACAAGGTGATCAACGTCGACCAGTCGCCCATCGGCCGCACGCCGCGCAGCAACCCGGCGACGTACACGGGCCTGTTCACGCCCATCCGCGAGCTGATGGCCGAGACCACCATCGCCAAGGAACGCGGCTACGGCCCGGGCCGCTTCTCCTTCAACGTGGCGGGCGGCCGCTGCGAGGCCTGCCAGGGCGACGGCGTGGTGAAGGTGGAGATGCACTTCCTGCCCGACGTCTACGTGCCTTGCGACGTCTGCCGCGGCCAGCGCTACAACCGCGAGACGCTGGAAGTGCTGTGGAAGGGCCGGAACATCGCGCAGATCCTCGACATGACGGTGGAGGACGCCTACGAGTTCCTGAAGCCGGTGCCGTCGATCGCGCGCAAGCTGCAGACGCTGACGGAAGTGGGCCTGTCGTACATCAAGCTCGGGCAGGCCGCCACCACGCTGTCGGGCGGCGAAGCGCAGCGCGTGAAGCTGGCGCTGGAGCTGTCCAAGCGCGATACGGGACGCACGCTCTACATCCTGGACGAACCGACCACCGGCCTGCACTTCGCCGACATCGACCTGCTGCTGAAGGTGCTGCACCAGCTGCGCGACGCCGGCAACACCATCGTCGTGATCGAGCACAACCTGGACGTCATCAAGACGGCCGACTGGGTGATCGACATGGGGCCGGAGGGCGGCGACGGCGGCGGCACCTTGGTGCTGGCCGGCACGCCCGAGGAGCTCGCGAAGCATCCCGGCAGCCACACGGGGCGTTACCTGCAGCGCTTGCTGTAA
- a CDS encoding ABC transporter ATP-binding protein encodes MLATATAPASADASIRCRDIGVRFFSERRTVTAIGSLDLEVKAGEFLTLLGPSGCGKSTFLRVVSDLVTPNKGSIEVLGGTPEAARLRRDIGFVFQDAALLPWRSVLQNVELPLQVGGGAARQGKRSPRELLELVGLKGRENAWPHELSGGMRQRVAIARALASDPKILLMDEPFGALDEIKRDGLNEELRRVWKELGITILFVTHSIAEAAYLGQRVLVLAANPGRVRTIVPVNLPEDRTLAVRESPAFVELSAQLRRELEAC; translated from the coding sequence ATGCTGGCCACTGCCACCGCGCCTGCTTCCGCGGATGCTTCCATCCGCTGCCGCGACATCGGCGTGCGCTTCTTCAGCGAGCGCCGCACGGTCACCGCCATCGGCTCGCTCGACCTGGAGGTGAAGGCGGGCGAGTTCCTCACCTTGCTGGGCCCCTCGGGCTGCGGCAAGTCGACTTTCCTGCGCGTCGTCTCGGACCTCGTCACGCCCAACAAGGGCAGCATCGAAGTGCTGGGCGGCACGCCGGAAGCCGCGCGCCTGCGTCGCGACATCGGCTTCGTGTTCCAGGACGCCGCGCTGCTGCCCTGGCGCTCGGTGCTGCAGAACGTGGAGCTGCCGCTGCAGGTGGGCGGCGGCGCCGCCCGCCAGGGCAAGCGCAGCCCGCGCGAACTGCTGGAGCTGGTGGGCCTCAAGGGCCGCGAGAACGCCTGGCCGCACGAACTCTCGGGCGGCATGCGCCAGCGCGTGGCGATCGCCCGCGCGCTCGCCAGCGATCCGAAGATCCTGCTGATGGACGAGCCCTTCGGCGCGCTGGACGAGATCAAGCGCGACGGGCTCAACGAGGAACTGCGGCGCGTGTGGAAGGAACTGGGCATCACCATCCTGTTCGTCACGCACAGCATCGCCGAGGCGGCCTACCTGGGCCAGCGCGTGCTGGTGCTGGCCGCCAACCCGGGGCGGGTGCGCACGATCGTGCCCGTGAACCTGCCGGAGGACCGCACGCTGGCCGTGCGCGAATCCCCCGCCTTCGTGGAACTGAGCGCGCAGCTGCGGCGCGAGCTGGAGGCCTGCTGA